The nucleotide window AATTTGGTACGTTACTGCGTCACTAAAAATCACTTACAAAAAGCCTACACCTATTGACCAGCCTCTTACGATGACAGCGAACGTTACGGAGCTGGGGGAAAGAAAAGCCTTGATTCATTGTTCGTTAGTTTCAGGAGGTATTGAAACAGCTACTGGTGAAATGGTTGCAGTACGAGTATCTAATGACTGGTACTATGCCGATTCAAAGGAATGAAATGTCGGAAAAGATAATTATTACAGGGTTAGTAAATAAGCCTAAAGAATTTGGCTATTCTGATTTAGCTTTGCTGCCGGACCAGATAAAAGATGTTTCAACGCTTGCAGCTGGTAGGGAAGGGGTAGGCGTGAAATTGTCTGCAATTATGGCCGTCGTGGAGCCAAAAAAAGATGTGCAGTACATTACTTTAGAAGCAGAAGGAGACTTTGCTGCAAGTATTCCTCTTGATGCAGTCCTTGATCAGGCAATTGTCTGGTATGGCCTTGATGGAGGTCCCTTACCTGTAGAAAAAGGCGGGCCCATACGATTTTTAATACCTGATCCGGCAGCGTGTGGTACTGACGTAGTGGACCAGTGTGCCAATGTTAAATGGCTTAAAAGCATAGAGATGAGCGCTGAACGAGGGCGTGATATCAGACCAACTACCCTCAGGGCTCATGAGGAACTGCATGAGAAAGAAAAACGTGGCGAACAAAGCGGATTATGAGTAGGTTACCTGAAATTAATAGAGGAATGATCCCAGAGAAACTACGCTCAGCTTTTGATGAACTTATCGCTGATAGCGGAGGGAATGTTCCTATAGGCCCTGGTTCTGTAGCTGCAATAAGCCCTGAAATGGCGCTTAGGCGCAGACCTCTAAGTAATTATGTCAGGTGGGAATTGAGGTTTCCGCAGGTACTCCAGGAGCTTGCCATACTGGTGACTGCTAGATCTATGGACTGCGAGTATGTCTGGAGTGCACATGTTCAATTAGCGCTAGGTGGAGGCGCAAGCCAATCCCTTGTTGACGCGATTTATGATCAAAAAGCACTTCCTGCAGAGACTCCAGATGATTATCGAACAGTTATTGAATTTACACGTGCAATTGTATTGGAACATGCTGCTAAGGATGAGCTGTTTGATGCGGCGATGAAATTGTTAGGTATTCAAAATCTGATTGACTTGATGGCGCTTACTGGCCAGTACATTACCAATTCGCTTTTCATCAATTCTTTTGAACTTGAAATCCCTGAACCATATAAGCCTGAAATAAAATAAAATTATTTCTTAGTTTCGGTAACGGCAACAGTACTACTGGTTCGGCCTTTCCAAAAATCCTCATCAATTTTCGTATCAATAATTGCGTGATTTGAATCGCGAAATACGCCCATTGGATCATTTCCGTTTTGAACTTTTTCGATCTGCTCTTTAAGGATGCGGCGCAGCAATACTACACCTCGATCAGAGTAACTGAGATGCTCATTGGTCCTGTCTGCAATTTGGCCTTGAGTCTCCCATGCCATGTGATCTTGCGGGATAACATGCTGGAGAGTGAATTTGGCAAAAGGGTAAAGGGCTTCTGCAGGCTCCTTATATGCTTCCATATATTGAATAGGAGGATCGAATGCCTCGGCGGGTTCTGAGCCATCTTCCGTCAAAGTGAAATTGACGTGTATATGCATGGTATGCGTATCGTCTATAGGAGTGCGAAATTGAGTGCTCGGACCTTGGCGTAAAATTGTCGGGAAAAGCACTGGATGTTCGTCAACGACTCCATTTTTGTAAGTTCGTTTCTTCATTAACCCATAATCAGTTGAATAAAAATCAAATGTTTCTACATCGTCAGTAAACCCCCGAGTTGTGTTTACAGGGTTGCGACCCCTGCCAATATATTCTTGATGGAGTATTTGAAGATGCGCTGGATCCATTGAGTTTTCCATAGCCTGAAACCAATTGCAGTCTAGTTGGGGATGGACTCTTATTAACCTATTCCCATCTGGTCGGAACAATGTATCAAAGCGTGTCATAGGCGGTACCGGTTGCGGGCCTAAATATGCCCATACAAGATTCAAATAGACTTGAACCGGGTACGCAGTCTGTTTCACGGTATTTAAAATAGCATCGTTTTTCTCAGGCGGGGTCTCTAGAATATTTCCTGCACAGTCGTAGAGCCACCCGTGATAGGCGCATGAAATGCCTCGTTCTTCTACACGACCGTAAACTAGCGAAGCGTTTCTATGGGAGCATTTATCTGCCAGTAGGCCCCAATTCCCAGATTTGTCTTTGAAAATTACAAGATCTTCACCAAGGACTCTCACAAACTTGGTAGGGTTTTCTTCATTAATTTCAGTAGCAACGGATATAGGGTGCCAATACCTGCGCAGCAACTCCCCGCAGGGTGTTCCCGGGCCAACCTGCGTAAGTAGTTGATTTTCTTCTGAGGTTAACATTTAGCCCTCCGTTATTTTAAGGTTATAGGTTTATCCCATAAAACTTAGTTGCATTGGAACCGAGTATGTTATCTACAGTACTGGGCTTCAGCCCCCCGTCTTCTTTCATGATCCTGATTGCTTCTATTTCACTTGATTGATCCTGATGTCCATAGTCAGTCCCAATCAGAATGTGCCGATCGCTTACATAGTTAAGTACATCAGGCAAATTGTCATCAGTCTGTGCTGTGACCCAAATGTTATAAGCTCCAAGAACGTCCTCTTCCAGATCACGCCCTCTAGTTTCAAGGCGTCTCCTGAGATCATGAACTGCATAAGGTAACCATTGAGAACTTGCTTCAATGAACCCCCATCGTAGATTAGGGAATTTCTTAGGTGTACTCGTGGTTATTAATTGATGGAAGCTCGCTACTGACATTAGTCGTAAACCGCTGAAAGTGCCTCCAATACCATCCTTAGCCATAAGTCCCCGTATGTAAGAATTGGAATTACCAATATGTACAGTGATTGGTATATTTAGATTTGAAGCCTCTTCGTATATTGGGTAGAAATACTCATCAATCAGAAGCCTTTCGTCTTCAATAGAGCGCATAGTCACACCACATGCCCCATGGTTAGCTGACCAGCGGAGCTGGTCAATGGCTTCATCCATCGAGTCTAGGGGGAGTATGCAAGTCCATCGTAAACGTCCGTTAGATTCTTTCCAGATGTCTGCGAGCCACCTATTGTAGCTCTTAGCCAATGCCAACTGAGCCTCGGGGCTATCGCACATTCTGCCAATATAAAGAGTAGGGTAAAGGACTTGCACATCGATTCCGAGCTCGTCCATATGGGCAATTCTGCCAGGGATGTCTTCCATATATCGCTTAGCATCGTCAGTTACCATATTACGTTTTACTTTTTCTGAAATGCCCGCGGCAGCTACAGGGCCTCTTGCTCGCGCCCTAATTTCGCCATCAATTTTCCAATACTTAACACCGTCTCCATTCGGAGAATCTACGATCGTAGGACGGTATTTCTCATCTCCGGGATCCATGTAATCCCATGTCTGTTCAGTTTCCACAACATGTGCATCAGAATCGATTACTGGCATATAACCTCCGATACGTTACAGCTTATAAGATGAACCTAGCACCGCTAAGGTTCTCTGTCAAAAAGTTTGCGATCATTGCCTTTAAACTCATTGGGTAAAACGATTAGGGCTAAACTGATCAATCCCTATTTCGTGAGTACCAAACGCAATTAGATCAGCAAGTAATTTTGATATTCCAGGTCCCATCATGATTCCTTGCCTCCCCCCACCAGTAGCAATGTAAGCGCCTTGAATTTCTTGGAATTGACCTAAGATGATGCCATTATCAGGGGTTATGGGCCTGAGGCACGCCGTTTGTAATATTAATTCTGCATTTTCTAGGCAAGGTAGCATTCGTAGACTTGAGTCAATAATTTGATCGCGAGCGGCTATAGTAGTGCCTTCCTCAAATTCAGCATCTTCTTCTGTTGTGCCACACCAAACCAATTGATCTGATGGTTTTGTCATCGCATAATTTTTACCATGACCAATACTAAATTCGAAAGGCTTATCATCTGATCGAAGGCGGATAATTTGTCCTTTTAAAGGCTTGATCGGGATATTTACATTAAGCCATGATTGAGCGTTAATACTCCACGGGCCCATGGCAACAATAACGTTTTCACACGCTATAAAATCCTTGTCGGTTCTAACTCCTAATATTTTATGGTTCTCCTGAAGGATGGCCGTGACGTTTCCAGATTTTATAGTGGCCCCAAGCTTTTCGCTTGCTTGGGCAAGAGCTAGGGTTAGGCGATAAGGCTCTACGTCAAAGGAACCTTCAACATGCAGAGCTCCAATAGTTTCATCAGTTATGCGAGGCTCCAGCGCCTTAGCTTCGTATTCATTGAGCCAAGATACTTTGTAATTTTCTTGCTCTTTTTGCCAATTCGAATGTTTAGTTAAGTCATCTATGTCATTTTGTGACAGGGCCAATCGTAGTAAATCTCTTTTGCGAAATTGAAGGTCTATGCCTGTTTGGGTTTGCAATTCATCCACTAGAGAGGGGAATAGGCTCATACTATAGTCAATGATCGGTGTATTTATATTTGGGCCATTTGGGATACCGCCGGAAAGTCCTCCATAGGCGAAACCTGATGCATGACTGGCAATAGAATCGCGTTCTATGACAGTACTTTTCACCCCATTTTGGGCTAGAAAATATGCAATTCCGACTCCGGTAATTCCTCCACCGATGATAACCACATTAGAATTTTTATTAATGATGTAATTCTCCTACCCTGAAATTCTTACCGCTAAATTCCCACCGTCCACTGGCAAGTCTGCGCCAGTTATGAAATCAGCTTTATCAGAGGCCAAGAACAAAATTGCCTGTGCCTGATCACTTGGTTCACCCCACCTTCCTCGTGGTACGCTTTTCGGTTTTTCATTTGTGCTTCGTATGGGTTTTCCACCTACTGGCATTCCTGTTTGCGTTGGTGTAACCGAATTTACTCGAATGTTATGAGGTGCGAGCTCCACTGCGCACGCGCGTGTAAAGTTAAGGATGCCTGCTTTTGCCGATTGATAAGCGATTGCACCAGATTTGCCCCTATGCCCAGAAGTTGAGGCAATATTGACTATTGCTCCACCAGTCCCTTGACTGACCATTTGCTGTGCTACGTGCTGCGTACAGTTGAAAGTCCCTGCAAGGATTACGTCTACCACCTTACGAAAGGTCTCAATATTTTCTGTCAATAAACCTGGAGAACTGGTGATAGCGGCATTGTTGATTAAAATATCGATTCGCCCAAATGCATCTAAAGTTTTTGTAATCATGTTTGCCATGTCATCGGGCTTTGTAATGTCAGCCTGAATAGCAATGGCATTAAATCCTTTTTTCTCTAGTTCTTGCGCTGAATTAGCTGCAGATTCTGCATTGAGGTCCATACAGACTACACTTGCTCCCTCTGAAGCTAGCGTTGCTGCAATTTCCCTTCCTATATTCGGACCGGCTCCTGATACGATCGCAACCTTACCTTCTAGCATTTTGCCTCCTATGCTCCTGTCTACTATGATTTCAGGTATGCACCAAGTTATGGTGCCGTTGTAGGCTTGTCAAACGAGTCCATTTTTTAATACCAATGCATGGTGAATATTATGGTTGCAGGAAAATCCGTAATTGTGACAGGGGGAGCAAAAGGGATAGGGCGTTTTATTGCTCACTCATTTGCTGACCAGGGAGCCAATGTCGCGATAGCTGACATTGATGAGCAGCGCCTTTTACAAACGTCTGGCGAACTAGGGGAAAAAGGAGTCAAGTCATTGGCTATTCCCACAGATGTAACTAATGAAAGTTCGGTTCAAGCAATGACCGAGTATGTGTATGAAACTTTTGGGTCGATCGATATTCTTGTAAACGACGCTGCAGTAGTACCACATTTTATGTGGAAAGATAAGGAGCGCTGGCCTAAAGTCGAAGATATGGATACTTCATTTTTCTGGGATACTGTCCTAGGAGTTGCTCTTCGAGGGACATTTTTAGTTTCTAAGCATACTGTCCCCTATATGCGGGAAAAAAGAAGCGGGCACATAATAAATTTGCATGGCGGGGGAGGCGTGACTCCTCCGGGTGCTCTAGCCTATGCAACAGCCAAAGACTCTCTAATTACATTCACGAAGTTCCATGCTGAAGAGGTACGCGATTCCAACATATGTGTGGTGATCATTTCACCAGGTGCAGCCATTGCTACTGAGGATGCGCCTGAAGAGGCACGTAATCGTATGCCTGGACCTGACTATGTTGGCCCCAGATTTGTATTGTGCGCTGAAGCTAGCATGGAGATGTCAGGGAAATTGCTCGATTATGAAGATGGTGTACTGGTGGTAAAAGAATAAATGTTAGAAGTAACTTCCGAAGCTAAATTGCAGCTCAAAGTCGTTTCGCAAGCGCAAAAACTTGAGCCAGGGCAAATTTTACGCTTGGCTGTACCTCCAGTGTGGACAGGCCAAGGTGACTGGGGAATAGTAATAGACCAGAGGGGCGCCGCAGATATTGCCTACGCATTTGAAGGTAATACGGTTTTAATTATTGAAGAAGTAGTTGCGCATTCCTTAGCAAATTCAATTCTAGATTATAAAACAGAAGGTGTCCCGAATCCTCGTTTCACGCTTGATATTTACTAATTGTCAACGACTGCTATTACTTCTATTTGAACTTTCATCCCTCCTGGAGGAGGATCATACTTTGAAGTATGCCTAGCAGGTCTATCGTCAGGATCTGGGAAGAGTGATAACCAAGGCTCATTCAATGCCGGCCTATCTTTTAAATCAGACAAAAAGCAAGTTAGCCTCACTATGTCATCTGAAGTTGCCCCGGCATATTGTAAAAAAGTCAGCATATTTCGAAAACATTGCCGTGCTTGTTCATATACGTCGTCCGAGAGTTCACCGGTGTCTGCGTTAATGCCCTGTATAGCAGAGCTGTAAATTATATTTCCCACTCGGGCACCGTAGGGTATCGGAGCGTTGTGTTCGACCCCTGGAATGTGAATTGTTTGCCTCTTTCCCATAATCCCTCCTTATAGGTATTGTAGAGGGTATAACAAGATGGAATAATATGTTCATAAATGATTATGGGAATATTAAATTGACGTGAGCCTACACACGCGTTAGGGTAGCTCAATAAGTTTGATTGCACTTAATCAGCTAGTATGGATCACACGGATAATTATGTTAGGGAGGTCGTACGTCCATGAAGAATGTTCGAAGTATATTGCTATTTGCAGTTATGGCATTGACTCTAGGGATAGTAGTCGTAGCTTGTGGGGATGATCCCACACCTACGCCGAAACCGGCTGCGTCTGCTGCTGCTGCACCTACTGCAACACCAGTTCCGGCTCCTACGGCAACGCCAAAACCAGGTGTTACCCCAGCTCCTACAGCTACGCCAAAACCTGCACCTACATTTGATGCAGAAGGGTATTTTAAAGGCAAAACTATTCGTATGATGGTTGGCTACAACCCTGGTGGTGGTACTGACGCACAAGCAAGATTTATGTCCCGAGCTTGGCCGAAATACATACCTGGTAAGCCCCGCATCGTTGTTACGAATATGACTCCTGACGTAACTCAGCGTAATTTCGTTTGGAATTCAAAGCCTGATGGCTTGACCCTTTCAGTAGAGGCAACCGCAGGTATCTACGATATGAACATACCTAGTGCTGAGTTTGATATGCGAGAGGTTTCAATGATTGGTGTTACCTCAGGGAAAGACCAATTCTGGATGACCCTTGGAAGTACAGGATATGGCTGTTTAGAGACAGCGTTCAATTCGACAGGACCTACATTGACTGTTGGAACGTCTGCTCCTACCCCTGCTGATCTTGGTTCCGTTGTCGCAATCCCATGGATGGCAGACCAATTTAATATTCCTTTGGAAATTAAGAATGTTGCCGCCGCGGGATCCGCTGAGCAATACCTAATGCTAGAGAGAGGCGATGTTAATAGCTGGACTTCGTCAACAGTTTGGAATCAGCTACCTATTACACGACCAGGTTGGATCGAGAGTGGATTCTTAAAACCATTCGCAGACATGTCCTTCCCTGGTTTTGAACTTGGATCGAATGCTGAAGGTCCATATGATTGTGCCAAAGTAGAGAGCTTCTTTGATAAGGATGATCAATTACCAACTTGGTTGGCAATTACAGGTCCACGGACTTATGCATCTAAGAACATCATTGGCCCACCAAACATGGCTGAAGGCCCGCTGAAAGCCCTGCGAGACGCTTTGAGTGCAGCTATGGCTGACGAGGAATATGCTGCTGATCAAACACGATTTACAGGTATTCCAAATAACTTTACGC belongs to Dehalococcoidia bacterium and includes:
- a CDS encoding molybdopterin-dependent oxidoreductase, with amino-acid sequence MTGTMPIQRNEMSEKIIITGLVNKPKEFGYSDLALLPDQIKDVSTLAAGREGVGVKLSAIMAVVEPKKDVQYITLEAEGDFAASIPLDAVLDQAIVWYGLDGGPLPVEKGGPIRFLIPDPAACGTDVVDQCANVKWLKSIEMSAERGRDIRPTTLRAHEELHEKEKRGEQSGL
- a CDS encoding carboxymuconolactone decarboxylase family protein, translating into MSRLPEINRGMIPEKLRSAFDELIADSGGNVPIGPGSVAAISPEMALRRRPLSNYVRWELRFPQVLQELAILVTARSMDCEYVWSAHVQLALGGGASQSLVDAIYDQKALPAETPDDYRTVIEFTRAIVLEHAAKDELFDAAMKLLGIQNLIDLMALTGQYITNSLFINSFELEIPEPYKPEIK
- a CDS encoding Rieske 2Fe-2S domain-containing protein, whose translation is MLTSEENQLLTQVGPGTPCGELLRRYWHPISVATEINEENPTKFVRVLGEDLVIFKDKSGNWGLLADKCSHRNASLVYGRVEERGISCAYHGWLYDCAGNILETPPEKNDAILNTVKQTAYPVQVYLNLVWAYLGPQPVPPMTRFDTLFRPDGNRLIRVHPQLDCNWFQAMENSMDPAHLQILHQEYIGRGRNPVNTTRGFTDDVETFDFYSTDYGLMKKRTYKNGVVDEHPVLFPTILRQGPSTQFRTPIDDTHTMHIHVNFTLTEDGSEPAEAFDPPIQYMEAYKEPAEALYPFAKFTLQHVIPQDHMAWETQGQIADRTNEHLSYSDRGVVLLRRILKEQIEKVQNGNDPMGVFRDSNHAIIDTKIDEDFWKGRTSSTVAVTETKK
- a CDS encoding amidohydrolase family protein is translated as MPVIDSDAHVVETEQTWDYMDPGDEKYRPTIVDSPNGDGVKYWKIDGEIRARARGPVAAAGISEKVKRNMVTDDAKRYMEDIPGRIAHMDELGIDVQVLYPTLYIGRMCDSPEAQLALAKSYNRWLADIWKESNGRLRWTCILPLDSMDEAIDQLRWSANHGACGVTMRSIEDERLLIDEYFYPIYEEASNLNIPITVHIGNSNSYIRGLMAKDGIGGTFSGLRLMSVASFHQLITTSTPKKFPNLRWGFIEASSQWLPYAVHDLRRRLETRGRDLEEDVLGAYNIWVTAQTDDNLPDVLNYVSDRHILIGTDYGHQDQSSEIEAIRIMKEDGGLKPSTVDNILGSNATKFYGINL
- a CDS encoding FAD-dependent oxidoreductase, with amino-acid sequence MVIIGGGITGVGIAYFLAQNGVKSTVIERDSIASHASGFAYGGLSGGIPNGPNINTPIIDYSMSLFPSLVDELQTQTGIDLQFRKRDLLRLALSQNDIDDLTKHSNWQKEQENYKVSWLNEYEAKALEPRITDETIGALHVEGSFDVEPYRLTLALAQASEKLGATIKSGNVTAILQENHKILGVRTDKDFIACENVIVAMGPWSINAQSWLNVNIPIKPLKGQIIRLRSDDKPFEFSIGHGKNYAMTKPSDQLVWCGTTEEDAEFEEGTTIAARDQIIDSSLRMLPCLENAELILQTACLRPITPDNGIILGQFQEIQGAYIATGGGRQGIMMGPGISKLLADLIAFGTHEIGIDQFSPNRFTQ
- a CDS encoding SDR family oxidoreductase, whose product is MLEGKVAIVSGAGPNIGREIAATLASEGASVVCMDLNAESAANSAQELEKKGFNAIAIQADITKPDDMANMITKTLDAFGRIDILINNAAITSSPGLLTENIETFRKVVDVILAGTFNCTQHVAQQMVSQGTGGAIVNIASTSGHRGKSGAIAYQSAKAGILNFTRACAVELAPHNIRVNSVTPTQTGMPVGGKPIRSTNEKPKSVPRGRWGEPSDQAQAILFLASDKADFITGADLPVDGGNLAVRISG
- a CDS encoding SDR family NAD(P)-dependent oxidoreductase is translated as MVAGKSVIVTGGAKGIGRFIAHSFADQGANVAIADIDEQRLLQTSGELGEKGVKSLAIPTDVTNESSVQAMTEYVYETFGSIDILVNDAAVVPHFMWKDKERWPKVEDMDTSFFWDTVLGVALRGTFLVSKHTVPYMREKRSGHIINLHGGGGVTPPGALAYATAKDSLITFTKFHAEEVRDSNICVVIISPGAAIATEDAPEEARNRMPGPDYVGPRFVLCAEASMEMSGKLLDYEDGVLVVKE
- a CDS encoding RidA family protein; translated protein: MGKRQTIHIPGVEHNAPIPYGARVGNIIYSSAIQGINADTGELSDDVYEQARQCFRNMLTFLQYAGATSDDIVRLTCFLSDLKDRPALNEPWLSLFPDPDDRPARHTSKYDPPPGGMKVQIEVIAVVDN